A segment of the Thermodesulfobacteriota bacterium genome:
CCCTGGAATCCATGGTTCGGCAAATGCTTTGGATTCCTGATCTGTGCCGAAAACGAATTCCAGGCCCGTAAAATAGCTAATGGTAATGGCGGAAATGAAGGTAGTGTTTGGCTCGACCCACGTGTATGTACATGCATAGAGTTGACACCAGGCAATGTTGAAGAGGGAGTAGTACTGATGGATTTCCGTTCAGGATAGGAATCATGTGTGGAAGATTTACCCAACATAATGAAGAAGATGAATTTGAAGACCGTTTTAATTTCACCAATCCGGCTGGAATCTTATTCAAGAAGAGATTCAATATCGCACCGTCTCAAAATGTCCCAGTAGTAGTTGTAGAAGAAGATAACAGGCTGCTCAAATTGATGCGATGGGGATTGGTACCTTTCTGGGCGAAAGAGCCCTCAATAGGGCATCGGATGATCAATGCGAGAGCTGAAACCATTGCAGAAAAAGCAAGCTTTAAAAATCCCTTAAAGAAAAAAAGGTGTTTGGTATTGGCGAGCGGATTTTATGAGTGGATAAAAACTCAGAAGAAAAGTACAAAAACACCACTATACTTTAGACTCAAAAATAAAGAGCCCTTCGCCTTCGCAGGTCTATGGGATGAATGGAAACAGCCGGATGGCGACAAACTCTTATC
Coding sequences within it:
- a CDS encoding SOS response-associated peptidase, which produces MCGRFTQHNEEDEFEDRFNFTNPAGILFKKRFNIAPSQNVPVVVVEEDNRLLKLMRWGLVPFWAKEPSIGHRMINARAETIAEKASFKNPLKKKRCLVLASGFYEWIKTQKKSTKTPLYFRLKNKEPFAFAGLWDEWKQPDGDKLLSFTIITTGHNELMKPIHDRMPVILHQKDENTWLDPELMDFDRLTPLLKPYPSDLMEAYEVSTIVNSPKNDIPECIKPVEK